The following are encoded in a window of Balaenoptera ricei isolate mBalRic1 chromosome 1, mBalRic1.hap2, whole genome shotgun sequence genomic DNA:
- the FCRL6 gene encoding Fc receptor-like protein 6 yields the protein MKQNNRWKESNLTQACQGGGGKCRIKGAWLSLQVQPDPAFEGDTLTLRCWGRRNAALSQVRFYRDGKFLRLSKDNQPLSMQTATVNSSGRYSCTGQVTYIPYVGRRTSRTVMAQVQGHGAGPGMCRSSDLTSDSRGLAVQHSPPEPRAASSQSRPASCAEGQRSARQLLFSFHTEGHTLQDWGLHPELCIPAAEEGDSGLYWCAVALGGGWVQKQRPQLEPGAVSFLFPAMSEQDAGNYACEAENSVSKETSKPETLSVEGPRVLSAPTSINWLVPWRPASLLGMTVITAALLGYFRPWRKTGPLPPWNLPPAPGGEEHPLYVNVHCQNENDEGVIYSVVRTIPKESEARPAQSARREKDISVISAEVRRPQLSEVPAKGLNRGSRTQQDPIGDCEEVLC from the exons ATGAAGCAGAACAATAGATGGAAAGAATCCAACTTGACTCAGGCTTGTCAAGGTGGCGGAGGAAAATGCAGAATAAAAGGAG CCTGGCTGAGCCTCCAAGTCCAGCCAGACCCCGCGTTTGAAGGGGATACCCTGACTCTGCGATGCTGGGGAAGGAGGAACGCAGCACTGTCCCAGGTGAGATTCTACAGGGACGGAAAATTCCTCCGTCTCTCTAAGGACAACCAGCCTCTGTCCATGCAAACAGCAACAGTGAACAGCAGTGGCAGGTACAGCTGCACTGGACAGGTGACATACATCCCATATGTGGGCAGACGAACCTCAAGGACTGTCATGGCTCAAGTCCAAG GGCACGGGGCAGGGCCTGGGATGTGCCGAAGCTCAGACCTCACCTCAGACTCCAGGGGCCTCGCTGTCCAGCACTCCCCTCCTGAGCCCCGGGCTGCCTCTTCCCAGAGCCGCCCTGCCTCCTGTGCTGAGGGC CAGAGGTCAGCCCGGCAGCTCCTCTTCTCCTTCCACACGGAGGGCCACACCCTGCAGGACTGGGGCCTGCATCCAGAACTCTGCATCCCAGCAGCCGAGGAGGGAGACTCCGGGCTTTACTGGTGCGCGGTGGCCCTTGGGGGTGGCTGGGTCCAGAAGCAGCGTCCCCAGCTGGAG CCGGGAGCcgtctccttcctcttcccagcGATGTCAGAGCAGGATGCTGGGAACTACGCCTGCGAGGCTGAGAATAGTGTCTCCAAAGAGACAAGCAAGCCTGAGACACTCTCCGTGGAGG GTCCTCGGGTCTTATCTGCCCCCACTAGCATCAACTGGCTGGTTCCTTGGCGGCCTGCAAGCCTGCTTGGCATGACGGTCATTACTGCTGCACTTCTAGGGTATTTCAGACCCTGGAGAAAAACCG GGCCCCTTCCACCCTGGAATCTGCCCCCCGCCCCAGGTGGAGAGGAACACCCACTGTATGTCAATG TTCATTGCCAGAATGAGAACGATGAAGGGGTTATCTACTCTGTGGTACGTACGATCCCAAAGGAGAGTGAAG CCAGGCCTGCGCAGTCAGCCCGGCGGGAAAAG GACATTTCTGTCATCTCCGCTGAGGTGAGACGCCCTCAGCTCAGTGAGGTTCCAGCCAAGGGGCTGAATAGAGGAAGCAGGACCCAGCAAGATCCCATTGGTGACTGCGAAGAGGTCCTCTGCTAG
- the SLAMF8 gene encoding SLAM family member 8 isoform X1 codes for MAVWSLWSLLLWEALLPFVFTGAQVQGQVGGSALLVAERPPGFQIREAIWRSLWPSEELLATFFRGSLETLYHSRFLGRAQLHGNLSLELRPLESGDSGNFSVLLVDKEGRAWTQTLQLKVYDAVPRPEVQVFIAVSGDAQLPKTCQVFLSCWAPNISDITYSWRREGTIDLDIKPGGLFMDGQVLSVSLGPGDKGVAYSCIVSNPVSWDLATVTPWESCHRQAAPGMASYKDVLLVVVPVLLFLILAGLSAWHWGPCSGKKKKDVCADEVAPETENPLV; via the exons ATGGCCGTGTGGTCCCTGTGGAGTCTCCTTCTCTGGGAAG CACTACTTCCCTTCGTTTTCACCGGTGCCCAAGTTCAGGGCCAGGTGGGGGGCTCGGCGCTGCTGGTGGCAGAGCGCCCTCCCGGCTTCCAAATCCGAGAGGCCATCTGGAGATCCCTCTGGCCTTCAGAGGAGCTCCTGGCCACGTTTTTCCGGGGGTCTCTGGAGACGCTGTACCACTCCCGCTTCCTGGGCCGAGCCCAGCTGCACGGCAACCTCAGCTTGGAGCTGCGGCCGCTGGAGTCTGGAGACAGCGGCAACTTCTCCGTGCTGCTGGTGGACAAGGAAGGTCGAGCCTGGACCCAGACCCTGCAGCTCAAGGTGTATG ATGCAGTGCCCAGGCCCGAGGTACAAGTGTTCATTGCTGTATCAGGGGATGCTCAGCTCCCCAAGACCTGCCAAGTGTTCCTGTCCTGTTGGGCTCCCAACATCAGCGACATAACCTATAGCTGGCGACGGGAGGGAACCATTGACCTTGATATCAAGCCAGGTGGCCTCTTCATGGACGGACAGGTGCTGAGTGTGTCACTGGGACCAGGTGACAAAGGTGTGGCCTATTCCTGCATTGTCTCAAACCCTGTCAGCTGGGACTTGGCCACAGTCACCCCCTGGGAGAGCTGCCATCGCCAGGCAG CTCCAGGGATGGCCTCCTACAAAGATGTGCTACTGGTGGTGGTGCCTGTCTTGCTGTTCCTGATCCTGGCTGGTCTCTCTGCCTGGCACTGGGGCCCCTGCTCAG
- the SLAMF8 gene encoding SLAM family member 8 isoform X2: MAVWSLWSLLLWEEELLATFFRGSLETLYHSRFLGRAQLHGNLSLELRPLESGDSGNFSVLLVDKEGRAWTQTLQLKVYDAVPRPEVQVFIAVSGDAQLPKTCQVFLSCWAPNISDITYSWRREGTIDLDIKPGGLFMDGQVLSVSLGPGDKGVAYSCIVSNPVSWDLATVTPWESCHRQAAPGMASYKDVLLVVVPVLLFLILAGLSAWHWGPCSGKKKKDVCADEVAPETENPLV, translated from the exons ATGGCCGTGTGGTCCCTGTGGAGTCTCCTTCTCTGGGAAG AGGAGCTCCTGGCCACGTTTTTCCGGGGGTCTCTGGAGACGCTGTACCACTCCCGCTTCCTGGGCCGAGCCCAGCTGCACGGCAACCTCAGCTTGGAGCTGCGGCCGCTGGAGTCTGGAGACAGCGGCAACTTCTCCGTGCTGCTGGTGGACAAGGAAGGTCGAGCCTGGACCCAGACCCTGCAGCTCAAGGTGTATG ATGCAGTGCCCAGGCCCGAGGTACAAGTGTTCATTGCTGTATCAGGGGATGCTCAGCTCCCCAAGACCTGCCAAGTGTTCCTGTCCTGTTGGGCTCCCAACATCAGCGACATAACCTATAGCTGGCGACGGGAGGGAACCATTGACCTTGATATCAAGCCAGGTGGCCTCTTCATGGACGGACAGGTGCTGAGTGTGTCACTGGGACCAGGTGACAAAGGTGTGGCCTATTCCTGCATTGTCTCAAACCCTGTCAGCTGGGACTTGGCCACAGTCACCCCCTGGGAGAGCTGCCATCGCCAGGCAG CTCCAGGGATGGCCTCCTACAAAGATGTGCTACTGGTGGTGGTGCCTGTCTTGCTGTTCCTGATCCTGGCTGGTCTCTCTGCCTGGCACTGGGGCCCCTGCTCAG